One Eubacterium sp. 1001713B170207_170306_E7 genomic region harbors:
- a CDS encoding sirohydrochlorin cobaltochelatase — protein sequence MPKKALLVISFGTSYRETREKTIGAIERDLQKGFPDYDFRRAFTSRMIIKKLRERDNEYVDIPHEALEKLKNEGYTEVVCQTTHVINGYEYDLTINELKKFENDFDVLTIGAPLLTTIDDYEQVARTAISELPEMKEGEALLYMGHGSEHHANATYPAMDYTFKHLGYKNAFMGTVEGFPSLSDIIPQLREKGYHKLYLAPFMIVAGDHAINDMASDDADSWKTLLENEGFEVECVLKGLGQFKGIQDMFLDHAKNGTSVKELL from the coding sequence ATGCCCAAAAAAGCTTTATTAGTAATAAGTTTCGGGACATCTTATCGTGAAACCCGGGAAAAAACCATCGGAGCCATCGAGAGAGACTTGCAGAAAGGCTTTCCGGATTATGATTTCAGACGCGCCTTTACCTCGCGGATGATCATCAAGAAACTCAGAGAGCGTGACAATGAATATGTGGACATTCCCCACGAAGCCCTTGAAAAGCTGAAAAATGAAGGCTATACCGAGGTTGTCTGCCAGACAACACACGTCATCAACGGCTACGAATACGATTTGACCATCAACGAGCTTAAAAAATTTGAAAATGACTTTGATGTGCTCACCATCGGAGCGCCGCTGCTGACAACCATCGACGATTATGAGCAGGTCGCCAGAACGGCCATCAGCGAGCTGCCGGAAATGAAGGAGGGCGAAGCCCTGCTTTATATGGGACACGGCAGTGAGCACCACGCCAACGCCACCTACCCGGCCATGGACTACACCTTCAAGCATTTAGGCTATAAAAACGCCTTTATGGGAACCGTGGAGGGCTTTCCGAGCCTGTCCGACATCATTCCACAGCTCAGGGAAAAGGGATACCACAAGCTTTATCTGGCGCCCTTTATGATCGTAGCCGGCGACCATGCCATCAACGATATGGCCAGCGACGATGCGGACTCTTGGAAAACACTGCTTGAGAATGAAGGCTTTGAAGTGGAATGTGTCTTAAAAGGACTCGGCCAGTTTAAAGGCATTCAGGATATGTTTTTAGACCATGCCAAAAATGGCACAAGCGTTAAAGAATTACTATAA
- the cobM gene encoding precorrin-4 C(11)-methyltransferase, translating into MKNTVYLIGAGPGDPELITLKGKRLIGEADIIIYAGSLVNKEVLAGHKEDAEIHNSASMTLDDVIEVITKGVNDGKKVVRVHTGDPAIYGAIREQMDRLEEEDIPFEVVPGVSSFTASASVLKKEFTLPDVSQTVICTRLEGRTPVPEKEKLESLAAHHASMAIFLSVQMIDEVAKRLMTQYEPTTPIAVIQRATWDDQKVVLGTLETIADKVKEAGITKTAQILVGDFLGDKYSLSKLYDPSFTHEYRTATK; encoded by the coding sequence TTGAAAAATACAGTTTATTTAATCGGAGCGGGTCCTGGAGATCCAGAGTTAATCACCTTGAAGGGCAAGCGTCTGATTGGCGAAGCGGACATCATTATCTACGCGGGCTCTCTGGTCAACAAGGAAGTGCTGGCAGGCCACAAGGAAGACGCTGAAATTCACAACAGCGCCTCCATGACCTTAGACGACGTGATCGAGGTGATCACCAAAGGCGTTAACGACGGCAAAAAAGTCGTTCGTGTCCACACGGGCGACCCGGCGATCTACGGGGCGATCCGTGAACAGATGGACCGTCTGGAGGAAGAAGACATTCCCTTTGAAGTGGTGCCGGGCGTCAGCTCCTTTACCGCCTCCGCCTCTGTTCTGAAAAAAGAATTTACGCTGCCGGATGTCTCACAGACGGTTATCTGTACCCGCTTGGAAGGCCGCACGCCGGTGCCGGAAAAGGAAAAGCTGGAATCCCTGGCCGCGCATCACGCCTCCATGGCCATTTTTCTGTCCGTTCAGATGATCGACGAGGTAGCGAAGCGCCTGATGACCCAGTACGAGCCCACCACACCCATCGCGGTTATCCAGCGTGCGACCTGGGATGATCAGAAGGTTGTTTTGGGAACCCTTGAAACCATTGCGGACAAGGTAAAGGAAGCCGGAATCACCAAAACCGCTCAGATTTTGGTCGGGGATTTTCTGGGCGACAAGTACAGCCTTTCCAAGCTGTATGACCCGTCCTTTACCCACGAATACCGCACCGCTACAAAATAG